Proteins encoded within one genomic window of candidate division TA06 bacterium:
- a CDS encoding enoyl-CoA hydratase/isomerase family protein, translated as MDEVGACSHVDNKSIRVSLEDGVAIIGISRPEVRNALDSRTIEELYQTLEELNRDDKVKVVILTGEGDSFVAGADLRELEKFDSKSAKRYVMLGQKMLSSMENIQKPVIAAINGHCLGGGCELALACDLRVCSAQATIGQPGLGLGVIPGFAGTRRLTRLIGVGRAKEMVFTGEPLSAERAMEFGLVNWIVEPENVLPFSLRLAEKLKSKPPIALRTVKRLINMENAELVSTSGHREIEAFGQIFSTDEPKKGIKAFLRKEKPIW; from the coding sequence TTGGATGAAGTTGGAGCATGTAGCCACGTGGATAACAAAAGCATCAGAGTAAGCCTCGAGGATGGCGTGGCTATCATAGGAATCTCCCGTCCAGAAGTTCGCAACGCCCTGGACTCACGTACGATAGAGGAACTTTACCAGACTCTGGAAGAGTTGAACCGGGATGACAAAGTCAAAGTGGTAATACTGACCGGAGAAGGCGATTCATTTGTAGCTGGTGCGGATCTGAGGGAGCTTGAAAAGTTTGATTCTAAGAGTGCCAAGAGGTACGTGATGCTGGGGCAGAAGATGCTCTCGTCCATGGAAAATATCCAAAAGCCAGTCATTGCAGCGATAAACGGTCACTGTCTGGGAGGAGGGTGTGAGCTTGCACTCGCTTGCGATCTCAGAGTCTGTTCTGCACAGGCGACCATTGGGCAACCTGGACTGGGATTGGGAGTGATACCCGGTTTTGCCGGGACCAGAAGACTAACAAGACTCATCGGTGTAGGAAGGGCAAAAGAGATGGTATTCACGGGAGAGCCTCTTTCCGCAGAGCGAGCAATGGAGTTTGGCCTCGTCAACTGGATCGTGGAACCTGAAAATGTTCTCCCATTCAGCTTGAGGCTTGCAGAGAAACTCAAATCCAAACCGCCCATCGCCTTAAGAACAGTCAAGAGGCTTATCAACATGGAAAATGCGGAGCTCGTGTCAACCTCCGGGCACCGTGAGATAGAGGCGTTCGGTCAGATCTTCTCAACGGATGAGCCGAAGAAAGGCATCAAGGCCTTTTTGAGAAAAGAGAAACCAATCTGGTGA
- a CDS encoding methyl-accepting chemotaxis protein, protein MHNRRRKIQFRLALRLKVARYMITLAIFSLLVLGVCVFFFIFWNPIASGLLLISDPFTRSAAQVFNNAVRSLFLLFFVLNFVFLWLTYIISVRVMGPFARISRVLEEIAEGNTPQEISFRSSDQAQFQELIEPFNRALATIRQRKEQLKEIKKELDAYLASPEGSTAAKGEAVLLRKIRERLDRLG, encoded by the coding sequence ATGCATAACAGGAGGAGAAAGATTCAGTTCAGGCTAGCTTTGCGGCTCAAGGTTGCCAGATATATGATCACCTTAGCCATATTCTCTCTTCTGGTTCTCGGTGTGTGCGTATTCTTCTTCATCTTCTGGAACCCGATTGCGAGCGGACTACTCCTTATCTCAGATCCTTTCACCCGGTCTGCGGCACAAGTTTTCAACAATGCAGTGCGCAGCCTATTCCTCCTCTTCTTCGTGCTCAACTTCGTATTCTTGTGGCTCACCTACATAATCTCGGTAAGGGTGATGGGACCTTTTGCAAGGATAAGCAGGGTTCTTGAAGAGATAGCGGAGGGAAACACGCCTCAGGAGATAAGCTTCAGGTCGTCCGATCAGGCTCAGTTCCAAGAACTTATTGAGCCGTTCAACAGAGCCCTGGCAACTATCAGACAGAGGAAGGAACAGCTTAAGGAGATAAAGAAAGAACTAGATGCATATCTGGCATCCCCTGAAGGCTCTACTGCGGCAAAAGGGGAAGCCGTTCTTCTAAGGAAAATAAGAGAGAGGCTGGACAGACTTGGATGA